A region of the Pseudonocardia cypriaca genome:
CGAAGCCACGCTCCGCCTCCTGCGCCACTCGCCAGTCGGTCTCCCCGTACTCCTGGCCCTGCGACCTGCCCGGCTCCGGCCACAGGACGAGGTGGTCGAAGTGGTGCTGGTGGAACTCGCAGGCCTCGCCGCCCTCGAGGGTCATCGCCCACACCCGCACCCGGTCGTTCGCGAACACCAGCTCGTTGCCGGGGTCCGACGAGAAGCTCGGAGGGACGGGGCCGGATCGAGACATCGAGGACTCCTCCTGATCGGGGGGCGGCGCGTGGAGCGGGCCGGCCGCGCGTCGAGGCCCGTTGCGATTGAACCATAGTACTCTCTCATCTGAGAATGTCGTCTCACTCGAGAATGAGGTCGCTCATCGTGTTCATCTCCGCAGTCACGGACAACCTGTCCGTCACCGCCGGCTGGGAGCGCACGGCGCCGGACGACATCCGCCGCCTCGGCGAGGTGCCCACCGCCAACGTCGGCGACGCCCTTGCCCGGATGACCGTGATCGACGGGATCCGCCTGGTCACCGAGCGCTGCGAGCTCCTCGGCAACGCCCTGACCGTCGACGTCCGGGCGGGGGACAACCTCGCCATCCACCGGGCGCTGGACGACGCGCATCCCGGCGATGTGCTCGTCGTCAACGGGCACGGGGACACCACCCGCGCGCTGATCGGCGACCTGATCGGCGAGATCATGATCTCGGCCGGGGTCACGGGCGCGGTCATCGACGGGGCGGTGCGGGACGTGCGGGCCCTGTCGGAGCTGGGCCTCACCGTCTACGCCCGTGCGGTCACCCCGGCCGGTCCGTTCAAGGACGGTCCCGGCTCGATCGGTGTCCCGGTGGCGGTGGGAGGCGTGGTCGTCGCACCCGGTGATGTGATCGTCGGGGACGCCGACGGCGTCGTCGTCGTGCCACGGCGCCGGGTCGAGGAGGTCCTCGGCTCGGTCGACGGCATCGTCGCGAAGGAAGAGGCCCTGCGGCAGGCCGTCCTCGCCGCTCGGAGCGGCCGTGCGGCGACCGGTCGATGACGCCTCTACCCGGGTCGCCCGCGAGCTCGCCGAGCGGGGCGTGCTGGTTCGCGCCGGCGCCGAGTGCGGGCCCTCGGGCGAGGGGCACGTGCGGATCTCGTTCGCCGCTTCGGAGGACGACCTGCGCACCGGGCCGGCTCGCATCGTCCGTTACGTCGAGGACCAACTCGAATATCTCAAATGAGATATCGTTCCCAGCGGGTCATGGCGAGTCCGAGGAGATCGAGTGAGCGGTCAGCAGGCGTCGCAGGAAGCGCGCAGGCTGCGCAGCGACACCCGCCGCAACCGACGACGGCTCCTCGAGGCAGCCGGCCAGATCGCCAGGGAGTCGCCGGACCAGCTGACCATGAAGGACGTCGCGAACCGCGCCGAGATCGGACCGGCAACGGCCTACCGCTACTACTCCACGATGGACGACGTCCTGGCGGCGTACGTGCTCGGCGTCGTGGAGGAGCTGCGGGACTTCAGCGCCTCCTGCAGCGCCGCGGGCCGCCCGCTGTTCGACGCGGTCGTCGACCGGTGGCTCGACCTGCTGGCCGAGCACGGTCCGGTGATGGTCCAGCTCCGCTCCCGGCGCGGCTTCCTCGAACGGCTCCACGACGGCAACGAGACGATCGTCGCGGTCCGGGACGCCTGGAGCCGTCCCGTCGAGGGGCTACTGGCCGATCTCGGACTCCCGGCGCAGATGCTCGAGCACGCGTTGTTCCTCCACAACATGATGTACGACCCGCGGGAGATCCACGACCTCCTCCAGGAGACCGGCATGTCCCGCCGCGAGGTCGTCGTCCGCCTGACCGAGGCCTACCTCGGCGCGCTACGCGGGTGGGTGAGGGCGGGCTGACCGCTCGCCCCCCATCCCGAGATCATCCGACCGGAACGCTCCCCCGCCGTCGCTGCCGTGCCTTGATGGCGAGACGCAGCACCACCGAGCGAAGTGCCTCGACGGGACGGCTCGACGGCACGAACATCTGCTGCTTCAACCGTGCGATCCGCTGGTGCTTCGTGATGAAGGGGCGCAGCCGCGACTCCCAGGCGGACAGTGCGGCGTCGAGGTCGTCCGGGTTGTCCCGCAGCGCCCTGCCCAGCTCGGCGCCACCTCGGAGGGCGGATGTCGCCCCCATCCCCGAGTAGAGGTTCGGACACCACGCCGCGTCGCCGAGGAGCACGACCCGTCCGCTGCTCCACCGGGGCATCTTCACCTGGTGCACCGAGTCGAACAGGAACTCGGGAGCCTCCTCCAGCGAGTCGAGGGCGTGCCGCACCACGGGGTCGTCCATGCCGGAGAAGACGGTGCGCAGGCGCTGGACCGGAGATCCGGTGAACTGGCCGGCGACGTCATCGGTGCGGTAGGTCAGCAGGACGGTCGGGGCCCGGTCGGCCAACCCGAACACCCACACGGCACGGCCCGAGCGGGCGCTGATGATGCTGTCCGCCGCGGCGAAGGAGGGCACCTGCTCGGGGAGCTGGAACGCGCAGATCATCGCGTTCCACGTCGTCATGTAGTCCTCGTGCGGGCCGAAGACCATCCGGCGGACGTTCGACCGCAGCCCGTCCGCGCCGACGACCAGGTCGACGCTCTCCCGGTACTGCGCGCCGGTACGGGCATCCGCGAGCAGCACCTGGACGTCCACGCCGGTGTCGACGATCTCGACGGGCGTCGTCTCGAACCGCACCTCGACCGGTTCGGCACCCGCTCCGTCCCCGGAGACGGCCTGCCAGAGCGCGGCTTCGACGTCCCCGCGGAGCACTGCTGCGGGATCGCCCGGCTGGTGCAGGAACCCCATACCCGGCTCACGGGTCCCACGACGGGTCAGCGACCACGCGTTCCCGCCATCGGGTGGGTTGCGGGTGTGCAGGTGGCCGTCGATGCCCAGGTCGACCGCCGCCTGCCGCCCCTCCGGCATCAGCCCGACGAAGTAGCCACCCCGTCGGCGCTCCGGCGCCCGCTCGATGATCACCGGCGTCCATCCGGCCTGCCGGAGCCCGATCGCGGCGGCCATGCCGGCGATCCCCAGCCCGATGACCAAGGCTCTCTTCTGCACGGTGCCCTCCTCGTTGTGTCTCGAACCGGCGCGATCAGTCCGGGACGACGACGGCTCGGGTGCGTCCCTGGTGCGCCCACGCCTCGCCGATGCGGCTGAGCGGGTAGGCGGTGTACGGCGCGTCGAAGGTGCCGTCGGCGAATCGGGCCAGGACCTCGGGAACCTCCGCGATCATCTGCGCCTTCGAGACCGAGCCGACACCGCTCCCGGTCACCCGGATCCGCCTGCTGCGCAGCAGCGCGGCGGGCAGGGCCGCCTCGGTTCCGGCGAGCGAGCCGATCTGCACGTACGCGACGTCGGAGGTCTCGTCGTCGCTCGGGCCCGTGCCCGCCAGCGCGGCGAAGGCGGCCTCGGCGACGGGGCCCCACACGAAGTCGAGCACGAGTGCGGGCGGCGCCTGGGCGACGGCAGCTCCGAGGGCGGCCGCCCACGCGGCAGGCTCGCGGTGCGCGAGCGGAACGGTCGCGACGTCGACACCGTGCAGCCGCTCCAGCGCCTCGTGGTCGCGGCCGCTCGCGATGACCCGGTCAGCGCCGAGGGCCAGCGCCGCCCGCACGGCCAGGCTGCCCGACATGCCGGTCGCCCCGAGCACCAGCACGGTGCCGAGCGCGCCCACCTCCTTGCGGCGGGCGATGAGCGGCATCCAGCCCGACATGCCCGGGTTCATGCCGGCGGCCACCGCGAGCGGATCGGCCCCGGCGGGCAGCTCCACGTCGAACGGCGTGACCATGCGTTCGGCCATCGTGCCCCACGGCGACCGGGGAAGGCCCGTGTAGACGAGGCGCCCGTCGCGGGTCCGGGCCACGGCGTCGATCCCCGGCACGAGCGGGAACGCCCTGTTGCTGCCGTAGTGGCGGGCGGAGGCGAGCCCCCGGACGACGTGGTGCAGACCGGCACCCACCAGCTGCAGCGGCTCCCGGTCGGGGTGCTGCTGCGGGTCCGGGAACTCCGCGTAGACGGGTGTCGCGTCCGGGGTGCCGACGACTGCAGCGCGCATCAAAGACTCCTTAACTAAGTTCAGCTCTGCCGGTACCCACCGTGCCTGAACTTTGTTAAGGTGTCAAGCATGGCGAAGGGCATCTCCCGGGAACGGATCGTGGCTGCGGCGCTCGAGCTGCTCGACGAGAAGGGCATGGACGCCCTCACCGTCCGTGCGCTCGCTGCCCGGCTCGGCGTGCAGGCCCCCGCGCTGTACTGGCACGTGCGCAACAAGCAGGAGCTGCTCGACGAGATGGCCACCGTCGTCATGCGCCGCGTCACGGGCGCCATGTCGGAGATCCCTCCCGGCGGCGGCTGGCAGGCCGACCTCGCCGCCTACGCCCGCGTCCTGCGCGCGGAGTACCTGCTCCACCGCGACGGGGCCCGCATCTTCAGCGGCACGCGCATCTCCGACCCCGAGGTGGTGCGGGCGAAGGAGCCATGGCTCGCACGCCTGACCGAGGCCGGGTTCACCCTCGCCGGGGCGGACGACGCCACCGATCTGGTCACCGCGTTCGTGGTCGGCTTCGTCATCGAGGAACAGGAGCGGGGGCAGTCAGCGGAGACCGACCCCGGGAGGTACTCGCTCACCGGGCGCGACGCATGGCTGGGCGAGGACGCCGAACTGGTCAAAGCTGCCGGGCACCTGCGCGACGACGGTGACCAGCGGTTCGAACGGCATCTCGGCATCGTTCTCGACGGGCTCGCAGCCCGGCTGGGCAGCTGACGGCCATGGCCTACACCGTGCTCGTCGCCGACGACGACCGCGCGATCCGCGAGTCACTCGGCCGGGCGCTCGAGCTCGAGGGATACCGCGTGGTCGGGGTCGACGACGGCGTGCAGGCGCTGACCCGTGCTCGTCGTGAAGCCTTCGACGTGCTCGTCCTGGACGTGATGATGCCCGGCCTCGACGGGCTCGGGGTCTGCCGGGTCCTGCGCGCGGACGGGAGCCGGGTCCCGGTGCTGATGCTCACAGCGCGGGTCGAGACGCCGGATCGGGTGCTCGGTCTCGACGCGGGCGCCGACGACTACCTGCCGAAGCCCTTCGAGCTCGACGAGCTACTGGCCCGGCTGCGGGCGCTACTGCGCCGGGCCGCCCCGCCGGACGGGGAGCGCGAGCCCAGCCTGTCGGTCGGCGACCTGCGACTGGATCCGGCGGCCCGGCGCGTGTGGTGGGCGGCCACCGAGCTGACGCTGACCAAGACCGAGTTCGACCTGCTCGAACTGCTCATGCGCAACGCGGGGGTCGTGCTCGAGCACACCCAGGTCTACGAGCGGATCTGGGGCTACGACTTCGGCGTCGACTCGAAGAACCTGGCCGTCTACATCGGGTACGTGCGGCGCAAGCTGGCCGCCGCGGGCGCCCCGCCCGTGATCCGGACGATCCGCGGGGTCGGCTACACGGTGCGCCGGTCGTGAACCTCGGGACCCGGCTCGCGCTGGCCTTCGCCGCCGTCGCCGCCGCCGTCGCCGCAACGGTCGGGGTACTCGCGTTCTACTCGGCGGTCGACCGCGTCGACGGCGAGGTGGACCGCGCCCTGCAGACCGCAGCGACCGCGGTCGTCGACGGGTACGAGGATGTGCTCCACGCCCCGGTCGCCGAACTCCCCGATGGCTCGCCGGACGGGGGCGACGACCGGTCCCGGCCGCTGATCGCGCAGCGCATCGCACCCGATGGCACCGTCACGCCTCTCGGTGGGCGGCCGGTGACCCTCCCCGTCGGACCCGCGGACCGCGCGCTGGCCTCCGGAACCGTGCGGGGCGCGACGAGAACCACCGAGGTGGCCGTC
Encoded here:
- a CDS encoding RraA family protein, with amino-acid sequence MFISAVTDNLSVTAGWERTAPDDIRRLGEVPTANVGDALARMTVIDGIRLVTERCELLGNALTVDVRAGDNLAIHRALDDAHPGDVLVVNGHGDTTRALIGDLIGEIMISAGVTGAVIDGAVRDVRALSELGLTVYARAVTPAGPFKDGPGSIGVPVAVGGVVVAPGDVIVGDADGVVVVPRRRVEEVLGSVDGIVAKEEALRQAVLAARSGRAATGR
- a CDS encoding TetR/AcrR family transcriptional regulator; the protein is MSGQQASQEARRLRSDTRRNRRRLLEAAGQIARESPDQLTMKDVANRAEIGPATAYRYYSTMDDVLAAYVLGVVEELRDFSASCSAAGRPLFDAVVDRWLDLLAEHGPVMVQLRSRRGFLERLHDGNETIVAVRDAWSRPVEGLLADLGLPAQMLEHALFLHNMMYDPREIHDLLQETGMSRREVVVRLTEAYLGALRGWVRAG
- a CDS encoding FAD-dependent monooxygenase gives rise to the protein MQKRALVIGLGIAGMAAAIGLRQAGWTPVIIERAPERRRGGYFVGLMPEGRQAAVDLGIDGHLHTRNPPDGGNAWSLTRRGTREPGMGFLHQPGDPAAVLRGDVEAALWQAVSGDGAGAEPVEVRFETTPVEIVDTGVDVQVLLADARTGAQYRESVDLVVGADGLRSNVRRMVFGPHEDYMTTWNAMICAFQLPEQVPSFAAADSIISARSGRAVWVFGLADRAPTVLLTYRTDDVAGQFTGSPVQRLRTVFSGMDDPVVRHALDSLEEAPEFLFDSVHQVKMPRWSSGRVVLLGDAAWCPNLYSGMGATSALRGGAELGRALRDNPDDLDAALSAWESRLRPFITKHQRIARLKQQMFVPSSRPVEALRSVVLRLAIKARQRRRGSVPVG
- a CDS encoding zinc-binding alcohol dehydrogenase family protein, with amino-acid sequence MRAAVVGTPDATPVYAEFPDPQQHPDREPLQLVGAGLHHVVRGLASARHYGSNRAFPLVPGIDAVARTRDGRLVYTGLPRSPWGTMAERMVTPFDVELPAGADPLAVAAGMNPGMSGWMPLIARRKEVGALGTVLVLGATGMSGSLAVRAALALGADRVIASGRDHEALERLHGVDVATVPLAHREPAAWAAALGAAVAQAPPALVLDFVWGPVAEAAFAALAGTGPSDDETSDVAYVQIGSLAGTEAALPAALLRSRRIRVTGSGVGSVSKAQMIAEVPEVLARFADGTFDAPYTAYPLSRIGEAWAHQGRTRAVVVPD
- a CDS encoding TetR/AcrR family transcriptional regulator C-terminal domain-containing protein, whose translation is MAKGISRERIVAAALELLDEKGMDALTVRALAARLGVQAPALYWHVRNKQELLDEMATVVMRRVTGAMSEIPPGGGWQADLAAYARVLRAEYLLHRDGARIFSGTRISDPEVVRAKEPWLARLTEAGFTLAGADDATDLVTAFVVGFVIEEQERGQSAETDPGRYSLTGRDAWLGEDAELVKAAGHLRDDGDQRFERHLGIVLDGLAARLGS
- a CDS encoding response regulator transcription factor codes for the protein MAYTVLVADDDRAIRESLGRALELEGYRVVGVDDGVQALTRARREAFDVLVLDVMMPGLDGLGVCRVLRADGSRVPVLMLTARVETPDRVLGLDAGADDYLPKPFELDELLARLRALLRRAAPPDGEREPSLSVGDLRLDPAARRVWWAATELTLTKTEFDLLELLMRNAGVVLEHTQVYERIWGYDFGVDSKNLAVYIGYVRRKLAAAGAPPVIRTIRGVGYTVRRS